From the Xenorhabdus ishibashii genome, one window contains:
- the yccS gene encoding YccS family putative transporter, whose product MLTVLSSSRHFLYNSHTLYYIRIFIALTGSTLIPWLLGEELKITIPLLLGVVAAALTDLDDRLVGRLRNLTITLISFFAASASITLLFPYPWFFMLGLAISTCGFILLGALGQRYATIAFGALLIAIYTMLGSSIFPVWYQQPLLLLIGAIWYNLLTLTGHLLFPIRPLQENLARCYQQLSVYLYTKTSLFDPDSEAEEYKQSVFDVAMANSALVATLNQAKSSLLSRLKGDRGQRGTRHTLHYYFVAQDIHERASSSHIQYQKLREVFRHSDIMFRVQRLLSMQARACEQVSQSILLHKQYQHNPRFENAFNYLESSIERLRNQQGTDAKIMAFDNLLKNLRAIDAQLTGLGSGQYLFSQDTVPKDKQEETQLSNEALTGWRDIWFRIKSNLTPKSALFRHAIRMSILLCTGYAIIQLFDLQRGYWILLTSLFVCQPNYSATRRRLALRVMGTLAGILIGLPILYFVPSIEGQLVLIVISGMLFFAFRNSQYAHATLFITLLVLLSFNLLGEGFEVALPRIIDTLIGCGIALLAVSFIWPDWNFRQLPQVISRTMGANCRYLSAILTQYHQGKSNSLSYRVARREAHNYDAELASVISNMASEPKSYRISQEAAFRLLCLNHTMLSYISALGAHRDKLNDPAILDILNNAICYVESTLEQGQINDAILQASVNNLLEKINLIPSESNSKVQLILQQIGLLIELLPEIVCLKKQISKQEPH is encoded by the coding sequence GTGCTAACGGTTTTATCCAGCTCCCGCCATTTTTTGTATAACAGTCACACCCTCTATTATATCCGTATATTCATTGCACTAACAGGAAGCACTCTTATCCCTTGGCTATTAGGGGAAGAACTCAAAATAACAATTCCACTGCTATTGGGCGTCGTTGCGGCAGCATTAACCGACTTGGATGACCGCTTAGTTGGACGATTACGTAACCTCACTATTACCTTAATTTCTTTCTTTGCTGCCTCTGCTTCTATTACTCTGCTGTTTCCCTATCCATGGTTTTTTATGTTAGGTTTGGCGATATCCACTTGTGGCTTTATCTTGCTTGGTGCACTAGGGCAACGTTACGCCACCATCGCTTTTGGTGCGTTATTGATTGCCATTTATACCATGCTTGGTTCGTCAATCTTCCCTGTCTGGTACCAACAGCCTTTATTACTGCTTATTGGCGCAATTTGGTATAATTTGCTGACATTAACAGGCCATTTATTATTTCCTATTCGTCCCTTGCAAGAAAATTTAGCACGCTGTTATCAACAACTTTCAGTATATCTTTATACTAAAACCAGTCTATTTGATCCCGATTCTGAGGCTGAGGAATATAAACAATCTGTATTTGATGTTGCCATGGCAAACAGCGCGTTAGTTGCAACACTCAATCAGGCCAAAAGTTCTTTGTTAAGTCGTTTAAAGGGAGACAGGGGACAACGGGGTACTCGCCATACATTACATTATTATTTTGTAGCACAGGATATCCATGAACGTGCCAGTTCATCCCATATTCAATATCAAAAGCTAAGAGAAGTATTTCGCCATAGTGATATTATGTTCCGTGTCCAGAGATTGCTTTCCATGCAAGCCAGAGCATGTGAGCAGGTTTCACAATCTATTCTTCTGCATAAACAATATCAACATAACCCTCGGTTTGAAAATGCATTCAACTACCTTGAAAGCTCGATTGAGCGTTTAAGAAATCAGCAAGGCACTGATGCTAAGATTATGGCATTTGATAATTTGTTAAAAAACTTACGTGCCATTGATGCTCAATTAACAGGACTCGGTTCGGGTCAATATCTTTTTTCTCAAGATACCGTTCCAAAAGATAAACAAGAAGAAACACAGTTATCGAATGAAGCGTTAACTGGCTGGCGTGATATATGGTTTAGGATCAAAAGTAACTTAACCCCCAAATCTGCTCTATTCCGCCATGCGATTCGCATGTCCATTTTGTTGTGCACTGGTTATGCCATTATTCAGCTATTTGATTTACAGCGCGGATATTGGATCTTATTAACCAGTTTATTTGTCTGCCAGCCAAATTATAGCGCCACTCGTCGCCGTCTGGCTTTACGTGTTATGGGTACACTGGCGGGAATTCTAATTGGCCTGCCCATTCTCTATTTTGTTCCTTCTATTGAAGGTCAATTGGTATTGATTGTTATTTCTGGCATGCTGTTCTTTGCCTTTCGTAATAGCCAATATGCACATGCAACGCTCTTTATTACTTTATTGGTATTACTGAGTTTCAATTTATTAGGCGAAGGATTTGAAGTAGCATTACCAAGAATTATCGATACATTGATAGGTTGTGGTATTGCTTTACTTGCTGTCAGTTTCATCTGGCCAGATTGGAATTTTCGTCAATTACCTCAAGTAATTAGCCGCACAATGGGAGCTAATTGCCGCTATCTTAGTGCGATTTTAACCCAATATCACCAAGGCAAAAGCAATAGTCTGAGTTATCGGGTCGCCCGTCGTGAAGCTCACAATTATGATGCTGAACTGGCATCAGTGATTTCAAATATGGCATCGGAACCCAAAAGTTATCGTATTTCCCAAGAAGCTGCTTTCCGTCTGCTCTGCCTTAATCACACCATGTTAAGTTATATTTCTGCATTGGGTGCTCATCGAGATAAACTTAACGATCCGGCAATTTTAGATATTCTTAATAACGCAATCTGTTATGTTGAATCCACATTAGAACAAGGCCAGATAAATGATGCTATATTGCAAGCCTCGGTAAATAATTTGTTAGAAAAAATTAATCTGATACCTTCTGAAAGTAACAGTAAAGTCCAACTTATACTACAGCAAATAGGATTGCTCATTGAACTATTACCGGAAATTGTTTGTTTAAAAAAACAAATCAGTAAGCAAGAACCACACTAA
- the helD gene encoding DNA helicase IV, giving the protein MELKSTQIGQRLAQHPYNRVRLLNAGIEVSGDKHQYLIPFNQLIGIQCKRGIVWGELEFELPEAKVIRLHGTEWQQTQRFYHYLLKKWQKWSVDMSDVSAGVLAAQVNEIVKIKQQNRWLKTADLAFVQQQIQETFQALPLPLQRIAQFENCRDNYKICLNWLEEGEKIIQTLNRQWIDHMLVQYEQFFQTIETAPLDRSQCQAVINGEQNILVLAGAGSGKTSVLVARAGWLLLRQQALPEQILLLACDCQATDGMNERIQARLGTQEIKAKTFHDLALHIIQQGSNKSPKISELEIDAQKRRDFLIQEWQKQCREKKAQAKGWREWLNAELDWQLPEGEYWHDTLLTTRLSVRLERWLELMRMHGGSQKEMIEQAPAAYIDIFQKRLQLMAPLLKSWKLALKSEGAIDFYSLIHQAVNILQKGRFISPWKHILVDEFQDISPLGIKLLTILKIQNKQSHLFAVGNDWQAIYHFSNTELSLTTAFSTYFGKGVECALETAYRFNDRIGEIANQFVQQNPYQLKKHLTSLTKGNKKSVVILPEEQLEALLNKMSGYVTKQETILLLARYHYLKPELLKKSLTRWPDLKIEFMTIHAAKGRQADYVIILGLQQGKDGFPAPERESVMEQVLLPQPENFPDAEERRLLYVALTRAKKQVWLMQKLKSPSVFIQQLVRLGVPIQRKP; this is encoded by the coding sequence ATGGAACTAAAATCAACGCAAATCGGCCAACGCCTCGCTCAACACCCTTATAATCGGGTACGTTTACTTAATGCTGGCATTGAAGTGAGCGGTGATAAGCACCAGTACCTTATTCCATTTAATCAATTAATTGGTATTCAGTGTAAGCGAGGGATTGTTTGGGGGGAACTGGAATTTGAATTGCCAGAAGCAAAAGTGATTCGCTTGCATGGCACTGAATGGCAGCAAACACAGCGTTTTTACCATTATCTATTAAAAAAGTGGCAAAAATGGAGCGTCGACATGAGCGATGTCAGTGCTGGTGTTTTGGCAGCTCAAGTAAATGAAATAGTTAAAATCAAGCAACAGAATCGTTGGCTGAAAACTGCTGATTTAGCTTTTGTGCAGCAACAAATCCAAGAAACATTTCAGGCTTTACCCTTACCATTACAACGAATCGCACAATTTGAAAATTGTCGCGACAATTATAAGATTTGCCTGAATTGGTTAGAGGAAGGTGAAAAGATAATCCAAACGCTGAACCGGCAATGGATTGATCACATGCTGGTACAATATGAGCAATTCTTTCAGACAATAGAAACAGCGCCACTTGATCGTTCTCAGTGTCAGGCAGTTATTAATGGTGAACAAAATATTCTGGTATTAGCGGGGGCAGGCAGTGGAAAAACGTCTGTTTTAGTTGCGCGTGCGGGGTGGTTATTGTTGCGTCAACAAGCACTTCCTGAGCAAATTTTGTTGTTAGCTTGTGATTGTCAGGCTACTGATGGAATGAATGAACGTATTCAGGCTCGTTTAGGAACCCAAGAAATAAAAGCAAAAACATTTCATGACCTGGCACTGCATATTATTCAGCAAGGTAGCAATAAGTCACCAAAAATTAGTGAGCTGGAAATTGATGCCCAAAAGCGCCGAGATTTTCTCATCCAAGAATGGCAAAAACAGTGCAGAGAAAAAAAAGCACAGGCTAAAGGCTGGCGAGAATGGCTGAATGCAGAATTAGATTGGCAATTACCGGAAGGTGAATATTGGCATGATACGTTATTGACGACGCGTTTATCGGTTCGTTTAGAACGTTGGCTGGAATTAATGCGTATGCATGGTGGCAGTCAAAAAGAGATGATTGAACAGGCTCCTGCGGCTTATATTGATATATTTCAGAAACGCCTGCAGCTTATGGCACCTTTGCTGAAATCCTGGAAATTGGCATTAAAATCTGAAGGGGCAATCGACTTTTATAGTTTGATCCATCAGGCGGTGAATATTTTACAGAAAGGTCGATTTATCAGCCCGTGGAAACATATTCTGGTGGACGAATTTCAAGATATTTCACCTTTGGGGATCAAATTATTGACGATATTGAAGATACAAAACAAACAAAGTCATCTATTCGCTGTGGGAAATGATTGGCAGGCAATCTATCACTTTAGTAATACTGAATTATCATTAACGACTGCATTTTCAACCTATTTTGGTAAAGGGGTTGAATGTGCATTAGAAACAGCTTATCGATTTAATGACCGTATTGGGGAAATAGCCAACCAATTTGTGCAACAAAATCCTTACCAATTAAAAAAGCATCTCACTAGCCTGACAAAAGGCAATAAAAAATCAGTTGTGATTTTACCGGAAGAGCAGCTAGAGGCATTGCTTAATAAAATGAGTGGTTATGTTACTAAGCAGGAAACCATCTTATTATTGGCTCGCTATCATTATCTCAAACCAGAATTATTGAAAAAATCGCTGACGCGCTGGCCAGATTTGAAGATTGAATTTATGACAATTCATGCGGCTAAAGGGCGGCAAGCCGATTATGTCATTATATTGGGGTTACAGCAGGGTAAAGATGGTTTTCCGGCACCAGAGAGGGAATCTGTGATGGAACAAGTTTTATTGCCACAACCTGAAAATTTCCCTGATGCGGAAGAGCGTCGTCTTTTATATGTTGCATTGACGCGAGCAAAGAAGCAGGTATGGTTAATGCAGAAACTGAAAAGCCCATCTGTTTTCATTCAGCAACTGGTGCGGTTGGGAGTACCGATTCAGCGTAAGCCCTAA
- the mgsA gene encoding methylglyoxal synthase, producing the protein MESTVRTLPESKKIALVAHDHCKNSLLAWVNTHKALLVKHTLCATGTTGHLIKQKTGLPVTSMLSGPMGGDQQIGALISVGKIDVLIFFWDPLNAVPHDPDVKALLRVATVWNIPVATNCSTADFLINSVLFSQDVDICVPDYQHYLNERLK; encoded by the coding sequence ATGGAATCAACTGTTCGCACCTTACCTGAATCAAAAAAGATTGCTCTTGTTGCACACGATCATTGTAAAAACTCTCTGCTGGCTTGGGTTAATACCCATAAGGCTTTGTTGGTAAAGCATACCTTATGTGCCACAGGCACAACGGGACACTTAATTAAGCAAAAAACAGGATTGCCAGTGACGAGTATGTTGAGTGGACCAATGGGAGGTGACCAACAAATTGGTGCACTGATTTCTGTAGGCAAAATCGATGTCTTAATTTTCTTTTGGGATCCTTTAAACGCGGTTCCTCACGATCCTGATGTTAAAGCTCTGCTACGTGTAGCAACGGTTTGGAATATTCCTGTTGCAACAAACTGCTCAACTGCCGATTTTCTTATCAATTCAGTACTTTTTTCTCAGGATGTTGATATTTGCGTGCCAGATTATCAGCATTATCTCAACGAGAGGTTGAAATGA